From the Planktothricoides raciborskii GIHE-MW2 genome, the window TTTTTTCCCTTGACTTTAGTCCCGATGGTAAAAAATTAGTCAGTAGCAGTTTAGACCAAACCGTGAAAATTTGGGATGTTCCAACAGGTCAATTATTACATAACCTAGAGGGACATACGGAATGGATTTGGTCTGTGGCTTTTAGTCCCACTGAAGCGATCGTTGCCAGTGGATGCAACGATAAAACGATTAAAATTTGGGATGCCAATCGTGGTGAATTACTACGCACGATCGCTGGCCATGAAGGATGGGTTTTAGGGGTGGCTTTTACTCCTAATGGGCAGATTTTAGCCAGTGGCAGTTTTGATAAGACGATTAAACTCTGGGATGTGAAAACCGGAGAATTGCGGCAAACGATCGCCGGAAGTGATGATGCGGTTTGGTGTGTTGATTTTAGTCCTGATGGGAAAAAACTTGCCAGTTGTGGCTATGAAAAAGTGGTTAGAATTTGGGATATTAAAACCGGAAAATGTGAAAAAATTTTATCAGGACATGAGAAAGAAAATAAAGTTTTAGCCTGGAGTCACGATGGTAAAACTTTAGCCACTGGGGGTTTTGATGCCAAGGTAAAATTCTGGTCAATGCCCACGGGAAAATGTCAGGCCACATCACAACAATATAAAACCGGAATTAGAACATTAGCTTTTAGTCCTGACAATCGAACAGTGGCATCGGGAGATAATGACCAACTGATCAAAATATGGGATAGTCAAACGGGCAAATGTGTTCAAACTCTGCAAGGACATACTAACTGGATTTGGTGTTTGGCTTTAAGTCCCGATGGTGAAATTTTAGCCAGTAGCCATTTAGATCATAAAGTGAGACTTTGGAATGCGAAAACCGGAGATTGTTTAAAAACTTTAAGCGGACATACTGCTTGGGTTTGGTCGGTAGCATTCAGTCCTGACGGCAAAACCGTAGCGAGTAGTAGTGATGATGAAACAATTCGCTTGTGGGATATAGAGACGGGAAATAATACGCAAATTTTAACTTATGAAACAGAGAAGTATCAAGGGGGTATTTGGACGATCGCTTTTAGTTATGACGGCAGTTATTTGGCCAGTGGCGGTCAAGATTCAACGATAAAAGTCTGGAATCTCAAAACAGCTAAATTGACCGGAGTTTTAGCGGGACATAAAGCTTGGATTTGGAATCTTGCCTTTCATCCCAGGGCGAATATTTTGGCCAGTGGTAGTAACGATCACACGGTAAAAATTTGGAATATTAAAACCGGGGAATGTTGCCAAACCTTAGCGGGACATGAAAATAATATTAGAGCCGTGGCATTTAGTGATGATGGGCGATTTTTGACCAGTGGCAGTGAGGATAAAGTTGTAAAAATTTGGGATTTACACTTAGGAGACTGTTTGCATAGTTTATTCGGACATGAAGGGCTAATCTTGTCCGTTGATTGGAGTAAAGATGGTCAAGTATTCGGCAGTGGGAGTGATGATTGTACTATAAGATTATGGCAGGTGAAAACTGGTGACTGTCTGCATACACTTAGGGAACATCAAGATACAGTCACTTCCGTGATGTTTCACCGGCATTTGCATCAAGTAATGACCGGAAGTTCCGATGGAACCATGAAGTTTTGGGATCTGGTGACAGGTCATTGTTTAAGAAGTGTGACAATTCCGAATATTTATCTGAATATGAATATTGGGCAAGCTGAAGGCTTAATTGATGCGGAAAAAGAAAATTTAAAAGCATTGGGGGCAATTGACTGTCCCGGTGGGTTTGAGCAATCGGTTTGAAAGTTATCTTTATGGGCACTTTCCAGAAAAAAAACCGGGTTTCTGCGACAATCTTTGGCTTTCAAAAAAAATCTTAATTAAGAAACCCAGTTTCTGACACCTCACGAACAAAAAAACCGGGTTTCTGCTGAGAAAAAGAAGCCGGGTTTCTGCGACAATCTTTGGCTTTCAAAAAAAATCTTAATTAAGAAACCCGGTTTCTGACACCTCAAGAGTATGATGAAAGACGACCATAGCAAATCGTAATTTTTGCAACGGAGAAACGAATGACACTCAAGCGATTAATCTTAACATTGCTGACGGTGATGGTAGTGGGTTTGGCGGGTATTTCTTTAGCGACTAGCTGGAATGAACCTCAGATTCAAAGTCGTCTAGAACTATATCAAACCAATCTACTCCTACACGGATCGGAATACAAGGGCGAAAATTCAGAAGACCCTAGGGTAAAAGCTGCCCAAACTTTATTGGGTCAGGAGTTTATTCAAACGGCCCTGAAGCAATATCAAGCAGTGCGCGAGTCTACCCAAACCATTTTGCAAAGCAACCGGGCTAAATTAGAAGCGAATACAGAAATCGGTACGGTTGACGATCGCCCCGTGGAATTGCTGCAAAAGGCGATTCACGACGGAGAGTTATATTTAAATGACCTAGATTTGCGGATTGGCATTTTGCAAGCGTATCAAGGTGAGGTGAAAACTGCTCAAGCAACTTGGGGACAAATCAGCGAAAGTGCATCCACCCAAACCGAAGCCCAAAAGCAAATCACGGCTATTTTATCAGGCCTTTGGAGTGAACCACCACGTCTGGAACCCAATGCCGAAGAACTGCTAAAAACCAACTTAGATGGCTGGTTTCGCTATCAAGTATTAAGCCAATTATATGAACAACAAGGGCGAACCAGTGACCTAGAAATTCTTCAGGAAAAACAGCAACAAATTGCCGGTCAAGCATTGCTAAAACTGGTGTTTATTGGTGGGTTGCCCGTGTTGGGGGTAATCGTCGGTGGGTCATTGATAATTTTTTTGCTGGTGCAAGTTTTTCTAGAACCGCAAACAGCAATTTTAGCCTTACCCTCGGATAACGATAACCAAGAAATTTGGCAAACTCCCTGGGATTGGGAAACTATTTGGCAAGTGCTGATTGTGGGCTTTTTCTTTGTCCAGCAAATCTTATTACCATTGTTACTCGGACTGCTGCCGATTAAGGCTTCAGAACTCGGTGTCCGGCTTCAATCTTTCTATGTGTTGGGAACTTATGTGCTGTTATCAGTTGGTGGTTTGTTGGTGCTTTATTTATCATTAAAACCATTTTTCCCATTACCAGAAAATTGGTTTCGTTTTAACTGGCGGAGTAATTGGATTCTCTGGGGAATTGGCGGCTATTTAGTCGCCCTGCCTTTGGTAATTTTGGTGTCTTTAATTAACCAACAAATTTGGCAGGGACAAGGTGGCAGTAATCCCCTATTGCAAATCGCCCTAAATAATAAAGATAGTGTGGCGTTAGTGGTATTTTTTATCACCGCATCAGTGGCCGCACCTTTGTTTGAAGAAATTATGTTTCGCGGCTTTTTGTTGCCATCTTTAACCCGATATCAGTCCCCCTGGTCGGCGATCGCCCTGAGTAGTTTGTTATTTGCGATCGCTCACTTAAATGTCTCCGAAGTTATCCCCTTAGCTACCTTGGGCATGGTGCTAGGATTTACTTATGTGCGATCGGGCAATCTTTTAGCCCCAATGTTACTCCACTGTCTCTGGAACAGTGGCACCCTCGCCAGTCTATTTATTTTAGGCAGTAGTGCCAATTAAAATTGACATCATCCCGATATCTGTCAGTTTATAGTCTGACTTAAGTCTGACTTTAAAAACCAAGAAACCGGGTTTCTGGTAAAATCTCTGAATTATCAACAAGATTAACGCCAGAAACCCGGTTTCTGAGCCTGTTTCTCAAACCTCAAGCGAAAACCAAGAAACCGGGTTTATGGTAAAATCTTTCTGATAAAATCTCTGAATTATCAACAAGATTAAAGCCAAAAATCTGCTTTCTGAAAGCTTGTGCAACCATATTCAATTTAATTAAACTCCCCGGGTAGGATTCGAACCTACGACCAATCGGTTAACAGCCGACCGCTCTACCACTGAGCTACCGAGGATCGTGTAGCCTTTTTCTTAACCTTAAATACTATAAC encodes:
- a CDS encoding CPBP family intramembrane glutamic endopeptidase: MTLKRLILTLLTVMVVGLAGISLATSWNEPQIQSRLELYQTNLLLHGSEYKGENSEDPRVKAAQTLLGQEFIQTALKQYQAVRESTQTILQSNRAKLEANTEIGTVDDRPVELLQKAIHDGELYLNDLDLRIGILQAYQGEVKTAQATWGQISESASTQTEAQKQITAILSGLWSEPPRLEPNAEELLKTNLDGWFRYQVLSQLYEQQGRTSDLEILQEKQQQIAGQALLKLVFIGGLPVLGVIVGGSLIIFLLVQVFLEPQTAILALPSDNDNQEIWQTPWDWETIWQVLIVGFFFVQQILLPLLLGLLPIKASELGVRLQSFYVLGTYVLLSVGGLLVLYLSLKPFFPLPENWFRFNWRSNWILWGIGGYLVALPLVILVSLINQQIWQGQGGSNPLLQIALNNKDSVALVVFFITASVAAPLFEEIMFRGFLLPSLTRYQSPWSAIALSSLLFAIAHLNVSEVIPLATLGMVLGFTYVRSGNLLAPMLLHCLWNSGTLASLFILGSSAN